Genomic DNA from Fusobacterium varium:
GGTGGAAATGTTACTGGAACAACTGATGCTTGCCCTATGGATAAGCAACTAGCACTATTTAAAAAATTAAATTCTGAAATTAAAAAAATTGGTATTATTTACAATACAAGTGAATCTAATTCAGAAATTCAAGTAACACAAGCTAAAGAGATTGCAAAAAACTTAGATTTAGAAATTATTGCTGTTGGAGTAAATAATATAAATGATATTCCACAAGCTATTAACTCTCTCGCATCTAAAGCTGATGCTCTATATGCTGTAACAGATAATATTGTTGCTTCTGCAGCAGGACTTATAGCTAAATCAACTATTGAAAGAGGATTGATCTCAATAGCTGCTGAAGAGGGACCTGTAAAAGGTGGACTTCTTATGACTGATGGACTTAGTTACTATGAATTAGGAAAACAAACTGGCGCTATGGCTAAAAAAATTCTTGTTGATAAAGTTAATCCTAAAGATCTTCCAGTTGAAAGCTTAAAAAATACAACTAAAATCGTCAATGAAAATACAATGAAAAAATTAAAATTAGAAAAAAATAATCCAGCTTTTGAAAGAGCTATATTTATAAAATAATCAAAGGGGTACTTATATGAATTCACTTATTACTATATCATTAGAACAGGGACTTATATTTGCAGTTCTTGCAATAGGAGTATTTATTACATATAAAATATTAGATTTTCCAGATATGTCTGTGGAAGGAACTTTTCCTTTAGGAGCATTTATCTTTGCAAAATTTATAACAAATGGATTTAATCCTATTTCAAGCACAATATTTGCTTTTATCTTTGGTTCTCTAGCAGGAGTTATAACATATTTTCTTCATATAAAAATGAAAATGGCATCTCTTCTTGCTGGGATACTTACAATGACTATTCTTTATTCTGTGAATTTAAGAATAAACTCAAAGGCAAATATTCCACTATATAATAATAGTTCTATTTTTGATTATGGTAATAAAATTGTTGTCTTAATAGTTATAGTACTTATAATAAAAATTCTTATGGACCTTTTCTTAAAAACAGAGATTGGATATCTTCTTATAGCTACTGGAGATAATGAAACATTAGTAAAATCTCTAGGTGTCAACTGTGATAAATTTAAACTTCTAGGTCTTGTTTTATCTAATGGTATTGTAGCTATAAGTGGTGCTTTAATGGCTCAATCTCAAGGATTTTCAGATATCAATATGGGAACTTCAATTATCGTATCTGCCCTTGCTTCAATAATAATTGGAGATACAATTTTAAAAAGAAGTACTAAAATAAAGGGAACTACTAGAGCTATATTAGGAGCCATAAGCTATAAATTAATTGGTGGATTTGCAATAGATTTAGGTTTTGCTCCTACTGATTTAAAAGCTATCAGTGCTGCAATTGTTATTATTTTTATTGGATACAATAATATGTCACTTTTCAATTTTAAAAGAAATATTAAAGAGAGGTAATAACTATGTTAACTATAAAAAATCTTAGTAAAAGTTTTAATGAAGGTACAGAAAATGAGATAAATATTTTTAATAATTTTAATCTTGAAGTAGAGGAAAGTGAATTTGTAGCTGTTCTTGGTTCAAATGGTTGTGGAAAAAGTACTCTCTTCAATCTAATTAGTGGTTCATTAAAAGAAAATAGTGGTACAATAACTTTAAGTGGAAAGAATATAAGCTCTTTAAAAGAGGAAAAAAGAGCTCTTAAAATTGGAAAGGTTCATCAAGATCCTTCAAAGGGAGTTTCTCCTTCTTTGACAATTTTAGAAAATCTTTCTTTAGCTATAAAGAAAAGTGAAAAATTCTCTTTAAGATCTTTAATAAAAAAAGATAATATTGAGAGATTTAAAGAAATTTTAAAAGAACTTGATTTAGGGCTTGAAAACAAACTTAATACTCAAGTTAAATTTCTTTCTGGTGGTCAAAGACAAGCTCTTTCTCTTATTATGGCAACACTTAAAAAACCTGAACTTCTTCTTTTAGACGAGCATACAGCAGCACTAGATCCTAAAACTTCTAAGATGATAATGGAAAAAACTAAACAACTTATTGATAAACAAAAAATAACTGCTATGATGATTTCTCACAATTTAAAAGATGCTATAAAATACTCTGACAGAATTATCATGCTTGATAAGGGTAGAGTTATTCTTGATGTTAAGAGCAAAAATATAACTGAAGGAGAACTTTCTAAAATCTACACTTCTAAAATGGAAAAAGCTAGTTAAAAGAATAAAA
This window encodes:
- a CDS encoding ATP-binding cassette domain-containing protein, yielding MLTIKNLSKSFNEGTENEINIFNNFNLEVEESEFVAVLGSNGCGKSTLFNLISGSLKENSGTITLSGKNISSLKEEKRALKIGKVHQDPSKGVSPSLTILENLSLAIKKSEKFSLRSLIKKDNIERFKEILKELDLGLENKLNTQVKFLSGGQRQALSLIMATLKKPELLLLDEHTAALDPKTSKMIMEKTKQLIDKQKITAMMISHNLKDAIKYSDRIIMLDKGRVILDVKSKNITEGELSKIYTSKMEKAS
- a CDS encoding ABC transporter substrate-binding protein — its product is MIFLTLLIFLLQVIPVKANEKFTIGITQFAEHPALDAVRQGFEDELKAQGVDANIIYKNSQGDTGVAGVIAQKFVADKVDLIFGIATISAQTAKQATDTIPVLFSAVTDPVHSQLVNSLEDVGGNVTGTTDACPMDKQLALFKKLNSEIKKIGIIYNTSESNSEIQVTQAKEIAKNLDLEIIAVGVNNINDIPQAINSLASKADALYAVTDNIVASAAGLIAKSTIERGLISIAAEEGPVKGGLLMTDGLSYYELGKQTGAMAKKILVDKVNPKDLPVESLKNTTKIVNENTMKKLKLEKNNPAFERAIFIK
- a CDS encoding ABC transporter permease, with the protein product MNSLITISLEQGLIFAVLAIGVFITYKILDFPDMSVEGTFPLGAFIFAKFITNGFNPISSTIFAFIFGSLAGVITYFLHIKMKMASLLAGILTMTILYSVNLRINSKANIPLYNNSSIFDYGNKIVVLIVIVLIIKILMDLFLKTEIGYLLIATGDNETLVKSLGVNCDKFKLLGLVLSNGIVAISGALMAQSQGFSDINMGTSIIVSALASIIIGDTILKRSTKIKGTTRAILGAISYKLIGGFAIDLGFAPTDLKAISAAIVIIFIGYNNMSLFNFKRNIKER